Proteins encoded together in one Terriglobus saanensis SP1PR4 window:
- the ftsW gene encoding putative lipid II flippase FtsW, producing MAKRVGVDKWLFGTVLLLVLFGLVMVFSASAVMAKSMFGSPYFFVTRQAIWASLGLVAMVLLMKVDYRLYNNPKVVFPAVGITALCLTVVFAMRDSHNTHRWIKFGGASFQPSELAKPVLVLFLAYFLQTRIHQMEDWKGTILRAAAPPLFFIALILKEPDLGTAMVCAGVLVLMLYLAGAQTRYFLIGFAGAAPVLYYLLFHVAWRRARMLAFVNPEADPRGSGFHILQSLIAVGTGGVYGHGLMEGIQKLFYLPEPHTDFIFANVCEELGLIGALFVVALFCMLGYRGLRTAFLTTDPFARFMAFGLTTAILIQAFFNISVVLALLPTKGIPLPFISNGGTSVFITLAGMGVLLNISREID from the coding sequence ATGGCAAAGCGCGTTGGCGTGGACAAGTGGTTGTTCGGAACGGTGCTGTTGCTGGTCCTCTTTGGACTGGTGATGGTCTTTTCCGCGTCCGCGGTGATGGCGAAGTCGATGTTCGGTTCCCCGTACTTTTTTGTGACGCGGCAGGCAATCTGGGCAAGTCTGGGTCTGGTCGCCATGGTGCTGTTGATGAAGGTGGATTATCGCCTCTACAACAACCCCAAGGTCGTCTTTCCCGCAGTGGGTATCACGGCGCTTTGTTTGACCGTCGTCTTTGCGATGCGGGATTCGCACAATACCCATCGCTGGATCAAGTTTGGCGGCGCGTCGTTCCAGCCGAGCGAACTGGCGAAGCCTGTGCTGGTGCTGTTTCTGGCGTATTTTCTGCAGACGCGGATTCACCAGATGGAGGATTGGAAGGGAACGATCCTGCGGGCCGCAGCACCTCCACTCTTCTTTATCGCTCTGATTTTGAAGGAGCCGGATCTGGGAACGGCGATGGTCTGTGCGGGCGTGCTCGTGCTGATGCTGTATCTCGCAGGTGCACAGACGAGGTACTTCCTGATTGGATTTGCCGGTGCTGCGCCGGTGCTCTATTACCTGTTGTTTCACGTGGCGTGGAGACGCGCGCGCATGCTGGCGTTCGTGAATCCTGAGGCCGATCCGCGCGGCAGTGGATTCCATATTCTGCAATCGCTGATCGCTGTGGGAACGGGCGGTGTTTACGGACATGGACTGATGGAGGGCATCCAGAAGCTCTTCTACCTGCCGGAGCCGCACACGGATTTTATCTTTGCGAATGTCTGCGAGGAGCTTGGGCTGATTGGAGCCTTGTTTGTGGTGGCGCTCTTCTGCATGTTGGGATATCGCGGCCTGCGCACGGCGTTTCTCACCACCGATCCGTTTGCACGGTTCATGGCATTTGGGCTGACGACGGCGATTCTGATTCAGGCGTTTTTCAATATCAGCGTCGTTCTCGCGCTGCTGCCGACGAAGGGGATTCCGCTGCCGTTCATCTCCAACGGTGGAACGAGCGTGTTTATTACGCTGGCCGGGATGGGTGTGCTTCTGAATATTTCGCGTGAGATCGATTAG
- the murG gene encoding undecaprenyldiphospho-muramoylpentapeptide beta-N-acetylglucosaminyltransferase, protein MKRVSESAGQRVSKLRVLMAGGGTGGHVIPALAIARELRDAHGAEVHFLGTERGLETRLVPEAGFAISYVQVGMLKNVGLLTRAKTLLNLPRGVFSAMRLLREFRPDVVVGVGGYASGPGMLAAIFRRIPTLVFEPNAEPGMVNRYIGKYVSAAAISFETTKRFFRNAKVTGRPVRAEFFAIGPKVDAPPRLLILGGSQGARGLNEIMPKIATDLLEKVPGLTIGHQAGERHAESTREAYLREGVDPRRYEVYAFLEDTPAAMAKADLILCRSGGTVEELCAAGRPSILVPFPQSADDHQSRNAEAMQAGGAAIWLPEREMTPELLTTMLHDLLLDVARLEQMSAAARAMAHPHALEEIGAMVVGLAR, encoded by the coding sequence GTGAAGCGAGTCAGCGAGTCAGCGGGTCAGCGAGTCAGCAAGCTCAGGGTTTTGATGGCTGGTGGCGGGACGGGGGGGCATGTGATCCCGGCGCTAGCAATTGCGCGGGAGTTGCGGGATGCGCATGGCGCTGAGGTCCATTTTCTTGGGACAGAACGTGGGCTGGAGACGAGGCTGGTTCCTGAGGCCGGGTTTGCGATCTCGTATGTGCAGGTTGGCATGCTGAAGAATGTAGGGCTGCTTACGCGGGCGAAGACTTTGCTGAACCTGCCGCGTGGTGTGTTCTCTGCGATGCGGTTGTTGCGGGAGTTTCGACCGGATGTCGTCGTTGGGGTGGGCGGGTATGCGAGCGGGCCGGGGATGCTGGCTGCGATCTTTCGCCGTATTCCGACGCTGGTCTTCGAACCCAATGCCGAACCGGGGATGGTGAATCGATATATCGGGAAGTATGTAAGCGCGGCGGCGATCTCTTTCGAGACGACGAAGCGGTTTTTTCGGAACGCGAAGGTGACGGGAAGGCCGGTGCGTGCGGAGTTTTTCGCCATCGGGCCGAAGGTCGATGCTCCGCCACGACTGCTGATTCTGGGTGGATCGCAGGGCGCGCGGGGACTGAATGAAATCATGCCAAAGATCGCGACAGACCTGCTGGAAAAGGTTCCGGGACTTACGATTGGCCATCAGGCGGGCGAGCGTCACGCCGAATCGACGCGGGAGGCCTATCTGCGCGAGGGGGTAGATCCCCGGCGCTACGAGGTCTATGCGTTTCTGGAGGATACGCCTGCCGCGATGGCGAAAGCGGATCTGATCCTCTGCCGAAGCGGCGGAACTGTGGAGGAGTTGTGTGCTGCGGGAAGGCCTTCAATCCTGGTGCCGTTTCCGCAGTCTGCGGACGATCACCAGAGCCGCAATGCCGAGGCAATGCAGGCGGGTGGAGCGGCGATCTGGTTGCCGGAACGCGAGATGACTCCGGAGTTGCTCACGACGATGCTGCATGACCTTCTGCTGGACGTTGCTCGACTGGAGCAGATGAGTGCCGCAGCGCGGGCGATGGCGCACCCTCATGCGTTGGAAGAGATCGGTGCCATGGTGGTGGGATTGGCTCGATAG